In Rhinolophus ferrumequinum isolate MPI-CBG mRhiFer1 chromosome 18, mRhiFer1_v1.p, whole genome shotgun sequence, a genomic segment contains:
- the ANGPTL8 gene encoding angiopoietin-like protein 8 isoform X1 has protein sequence MSMIMLCLLCAVAMMVQTASAAPVGNMKPAENEELTLLFHGALQLGQALNSAYRSTEARLMEARHSVDLYGRALGLLGQEVSQGWDAAQELRTSLLEIQTEEDALKLQGEATAHALGEVAQGQQVLQDSMQQLEVQLRGAWLGHARQEFEALKAYADEQSHIVWALTGHVQRQRQEMEAQEYRLRQIQESSAPSLSPPGGTEDQPCTKGRFHAHAAPARGGDACPLGLARPRGPASGHEAETEAGGDAGRGHGPVEEG, from the exons ATGTCCATGATCATGCTGTGTCTGCTGTGTGCCGTGGCAATGATGGTCCAGACTGCCTCTGCGGCCCCCGTAGGCAACATGAAGCCAGCGGAGAATGAGGAGCTGACCCTGCTCTTCCACGGGGCCCTGCAGCTGGGCCAGGCCCTCAACAGTGCATACAGGAGCACAGAGGCACGGCTGATGGAGGCCAGGCATAGCGTAGACCTCTACGGCCGTGCACTGGGGCTTCTGGGGCAAGAGGTCAGCCAGGGCTGGGATGCAGCCCAGGAGCTACGCACAAGCTTGTTGGAGATCCAG ACAGAAGAAGATGCTCTAAAGCTGCAAGGAGAAGCCACGGCCCATGCGCTGGGGGAGGTGGCCCAGGGACAGCAGGTGCTTCAGGACAGCATGCAGCAGCTAGAAGTCCAGCTGAGAGGCGCTTGGCTAGGCCATGCCCGCCAAGAATTTGAGGCCTTAAAG GCTTACGCTGACGAGCAGAGCCACATTGTGTGGGCCCTCACGGGCCACGTGCAGCGACAGAGGCAGGAGATGGAGGCGCAGGAATACCGGCTACGACAGATCCAGGAGAG CAGCGCTCCCAGCCTGAGCCCGCCTGGAGGAACTGAGGACCAGCCATGCACCAAGGGACGCTTCCACGCCCATGCAGCCCCTGCACGTGGAGGAGATGCCTGTCCACTAGGGTTGGCCAGGCCGCGGGGCCCCGCTTCCGGCCATGAAGCAGAGACAGAAGCAGGCGGGGACGCTGGCAGAGGACATGGCCCCGTCGAGGAGGGGTGA
- the ANGPTL8 gene encoding angiopoietin-like protein 8 isoform X2 — MSMIMLCLLCAVAMMVQTASAAPVGNMKPAENEELTLLFHGALQLGQALNSAYRSTEARLMEARHSVDLYGRALGLLGQEVSQGWDAAQELRTSLLEIQTEEDALKLQGEATAHALGEVAQGQQVLQDSMQQLEVQLRGAWLGHARQEFEALKAYADEQSHIVWALTGHVQRQRQEMEAQEYRLRQIQERLHTAALPA, encoded by the exons ATGTCCATGATCATGCTGTGTCTGCTGTGTGCCGTGGCAATGATGGTCCAGACTGCCTCTGCGGCCCCCGTAGGCAACATGAAGCCAGCGGAGAATGAGGAGCTGACCCTGCTCTTCCACGGGGCCCTGCAGCTGGGCCAGGCCCTCAACAGTGCATACAGGAGCACAGAGGCACGGCTGATGGAGGCCAGGCATAGCGTAGACCTCTACGGCCGTGCACTGGGGCTTCTGGGGCAAGAGGTCAGCCAGGGCTGGGATGCAGCCCAGGAGCTACGCACAAGCTTGTTGGAGATCCAG ACAGAAGAAGATGCTCTAAAGCTGCAAGGAGAAGCCACGGCCCATGCGCTGGGGGAGGTGGCCCAGGGACAGCAGGTGCTTCAGGACAGCATGCAGCAGCTAGAAGTCCAGCTGAGAGGCGCTTGGCTAGGCCATGCCCGCCAAGAATTTGAGGCCTTAAAG GCTTACGCTGACGAGCAGAGCCACATTGTGTGGGCCCTCACGGGCCACGTGCAGCGACAGAGGCAGGAGATGGAGGCGCAGGAATACCGGCTACGACAGATCCAGGAGAG ACTCCACACAGCAGCGCTCCCAGCCTGA